In Penaeus chinensis breed Huanghai No. 1 chromosome 11, ASM1920278v2, whole genome shotgun sequence, a genomic segment contains:
- the LOC125030367 gene encoding latrophilin Cirl-like isoform X2 has translation MKEARSRMGVAGAASARTWGRQWPERGLLLLLLLMTCWTVTTRAGTSARQNTQLEPLLEGTTYRTAYACEGTTLSISCDPGFVINVIRANYGRYSITICNIHGNTEWSVNCQSPRTHRVLSERCGWTQGCSMPVNSEIFGDNCPGTYKYIEVHYSCVIDATTTTTSRPRPPWYLLTRAPIRTPPTLYANYSTTTTTTLPPSTTTSTTTTTTTTTTTTSTTTTTQAPDVEPQGQEPAESPEAEAPATAPMENATSPAAPVMPSSSTVSTSTSTSTVILSSSTTPGSSTHSPPVPPPRMDGDYENPYCPPSFARGLYWNWTRSGEIAVQPCPGGASGWARRSCKTVDWAGPADLSECRSVWLATLETRANSHDSLIGVAADLAKVTENKALYGGDLITTARLLSTLATRMAEHLHAFPEPRQRQALVTEMLQSALATGSALLAAGMAGPWGDLAVRERRHAVTQLMVALEEASFLLADVLPTGTEAVHHKSHVLASARAVTADGSSVGFPSAQDQTVDWGFTDSVTLPPEAVLENSDGGTTRVVFLTYQHLEDLLEPGSEPLGHRSGNITRLVNSRVVSASLGRGRHIQLPEPVTLTFSLLRQENVTRPVCAFWDYTTSAWSDEGCRVIYNNRSHVTCQCDHLTNFAVLMEKSNGGAAEDPQAALRILVYVGCVVSLVCVGGSLLVFSVFRSLASPRTAVHRHVCICLTAAELVFLVGVWRTDTPVLCGVVAGVLHYTVLSAFAWMFMEGVHVYMSVARAVECDSLRLRWWHYTLAYGLPLLVVAAAAVVDPFSYGTDQYCWLRTDNYFVFFLVGPALLLLAAHVALLAAALVYTCRLSPDDALKTKEMARLDSTSGVYTNALQHRLYSRLAWLRGAITLLLLMVLTWTLGLLFLYRPSLPIAAAFCVLNALHGIFIFIYYCVRNQKVREWCRSAVEREAWLPQAVRGVFAAEKQTYSPNNNNTNPHPAISHALNHALASPALNQVGSNSCRDPTTTTALTTCPSLTSSSSSSTSSRSPPSTPVEGGPPPLSPSPPTPPHKHHHHHPRDPRGAAPRPPGPPAAATSPPSVSSNAVPARRSEGSRGQHTPPGGTPAVRGHVHDGPWGVSSSGSHGPPTPRRPASVVAPPPHSHPPAHHHHHHHSHHHQHQPSSRHP, from the exons GAACGACGTACCGGACGGCCTACGCGTGTGAGGGAACGACGTTGAGCATATCCTGTGACCCCGGATTTGTTATCAACGTGATCAGAGCGAACTACGGTCGATACTCAATCACCATCTGCAATATCCACGGGAACACCGAGTGGTCCGTCAACTGCCAGAGTCCCAGAACGCATAGAGTGTTGTCCGAGAG GTGCGGATGGACCCAGGGCTGTTCGATGCCCGTCAACAGCGAGATCTTCGGAGACAATTGCCCGGGCACCTACAAGTACATCGAGGTTCACTACAGTTGCGTCATAG ATGCGACCACCACAACTACCTCCAGACCGCGGCCGCCGTGGTACCTGCTCACGAGAGCGCCGATCCGGACCCCGCCAACTCTGTATGCTAACTACAGTACAACCACTACAACCACCCTCCCGCCATctaccaccacctctaccacaACAACCacgaccacaaccacaaccaccacgagcaccacaaccaccacccagGCCCCCGATGTGGAACCGCAAGGTCAGGAGCCAGCGGAGAGCCCCGAGGCAGAGGCACCCGCTACAGCACCCATGGAAAATGCCACCTCTCCTGCTGCTCCAGTCATGCCGTCGTCCTCTACAgtatctacctctacctctacctccactgtTATCCTTAGTAGCTCCACGACCCCAGGTAGCAGCACGCATTCGCCGCCCGTGCCTCCCCCGCGTATGGATGGTGACTATGAAAATCCATACTGTCCTCCCTCATTTGCTCGCGGACTCTACTGGAACTGGACTCGCAGCGGAGAAATTGCGGTGCAGCCGTGTCCAGGGGGCGCCTCCGGATGGGCGAGGCGCTCGTGCAAGACGGTGGACTGGGCGGGTCCTGCCGACCTGAGCGAATGTCGCAGCGTTTGGTTGGCCACGCTCGAGACCCGAGCAAATTCGCACGACTCACTGATAGGCGTGGCGGCCGACTTGGCAAAAGTGACAGAAAATAAAGCTCTGTACGGCGGCGATCTGATTACCACAGCACGTCTCCTCTCCACGCTGGCCACCCGCATGGCAGAGCACCTGCATGCCTTTCCAGAGCCGCGCCAGCGCCAAGCCCTTGTTACGGAGATGCTGCAGTCGGCGCTCGCCACGGGGTCTGCCCTGCTGGCGGCAGGAATGGCAGGTCCCTGGGGTGACCTGGCAGTGAGGGAGAGACGCCACGCCGTGACGCAGCTGATGGTGGCCCTGGAAGAGGCGTCATTCCTCCTGGCCGATGTCTTGCCCACAGGCACGGAAGCGGTGCACCATAAGTCTCACGTGCTGGCGTCTGCGCGGGCCGTTACGGCGGATGGATCCTCTGTGGGATTCCCTTCTGCCCAAGATCAGACTGTAGACTGGGGCTTCACCGACTCGGTCACCCTGCCCCCTGAGGCAGTCCTCGAAAACAGTGATGGCGGCACGACGAGAGTTGTGTTTCTCACGTACCAGCACCTGGAGGACCTGCTTGAGCCGGGCTCGGAACCTCTTGGGCATCGGTCAGGAAACATCACACGTCTAGTGAACTCGCGAGTCGTGTCGGCGTCACTGGGTCGTGGTCGCCACATTCAATTGCCTGAGCCCGttactctcactttctcgttGTTACGACAGGAGAATGTGACTCGCCCAGTGTGTGCCTTCTGGGACTACACCACGTCAGCGTGGAGCGACGAGGGTTGTCGCGTCATCTACAACAATCGCTCGCACGTCACTTGCCAATGCGATCATCTTACGAACTTTGCCGTTCTGATGGAGAAGTCCAACGGCGGAGCGGCAGAGGATCCACAAGCAGCCTTGCGCATTTTGGTTTATGTTGGCTGTGTAGTGAGCCTCGTGTGTGTGGGCGGTTCTCTTCTGGTGTTCTCGGTTTTCCGAAGCTTGGCCTCCCCCCGAACTGCTGTGCATAGGCATGTGTGCATTTGCCTCACCGCGGCCGAACTAGTGTTTCTTGTCGGGGTGTGGAGGACCGATACCCCAGTTCTGTGTGGCGTAGTGGCCGGCGTTCTGCACTACACGGTTCTCTCAGCATTTGCTTGGATGTTCATGGAAG GTGTTCACGTTTATATGAGTGTTGCTCGAGCAGTAGAATGCGATTCATTGCGACTGCGGTGGTGGCATTACACCCTGGCCTACGGCCTCCCACTCCTGGTGGTGGCCGCTGCTGCGGTTGTAGACCCCTTCAGCTATGGCACCGATCAGTATTGCTGGCTCAGGACTGACAactacttcgtcttcttcctcgttGGCCCGGCGCTGCTGCTGCTGGCGGCCCACGTGGCCCTCCTGGCGGCCGCCCTCGTCTACACCTGCAGGCTTTCCCCGGATGACGCCTTGAAGACTAAGGAGATGGCACGACTCGACTCGACCAG CGGCGTCTATACCAACGCTCTCCAACACCGACTCTACTCCCGCCT GGCTTGGCTTCGAGGGGCCATtacgctgctgctgctgatggtgctGACCTGGACCCTTGGCCTGCTCTTCCTGTACCGGCCGTCGCTGCCCATCGCCGCCGCCTTCTGCGTCCTCAACGCCTTGCACggaatcttcatcttcatctactaCTGCGTCAGGAATCAGAAG GTGCGGGAATGGTGTCGGTCTGCAGTGGAGCGCGAGGCTTGGCTCCCGCAGGCGGTGCGCGGAGTATTTGCCGCCGAGAAGCAGACCTACAgccccaataacaacaacaccaaccccCATCCCGCCATCTCTCACGCCCTCAATCACGCCCTCGCCTCGCCCGCCCTCAACCAAGTGGGTAGTAACTCGTGCCGGGACCCGACCACCACCACAGCCCTCACCACCTGCCCCTCCCTCACTTCATCCTCCAGCTCTTCAACGTCCTCGAGAAGTCCTCCTTCAACTCCGGTGGAAGGAGGACCTCCCCCCTtgagcccctcccctcccactcccccccacaagcatcaccaccaccaccccagaGACCCCCGAGGTGCGGCCCCACGTCCCCCCGGCCCCCCCGCGGCAGCCACCTCCCCGCCGTCAG TATCTTCCAACGCTGTGCCAGCTCGGCGGAGTGAAGGGTCCCGGGGCCAGCACACGCCCCCCGGTGGGACCCCTGCTGTCAGGGGGCACGTCCACGATGGGCCCTGGGGGGTCTCTTCGTCAGGGAGTCACGGGCCACCTACCCCTCGGCGCCCTGCATCAGTCGTTGCCCCGCCACCACACAGTCACCCTCCcgcgcaccaccaccaccaccaccacagccaccaccaccaacaccagccTTCATCACGCCACCCTTAA
- the LOC125030367 gene encoding latrophilin Cirl-like isoform X1 translates to MKEARSRMGVAGAASARTWGRQWPERGLLLLLLLMTCWTVTTRAGTSARQNTQLEPLLEGTTYRTAYACEGTTLSISCDPGFVINVIRANYGRYSITICNIHGNTEWSVNCQSPRTHRVLSERCGWTQGCSMPVNSEIFGDNCPGTYKYIEVHYSCVIDATTTTTSRPRPPWYLLTRAPIRTPPTLYANYSTTTTTTLPPSTTTSTTTTTTTTTTTTSTTTTTQAPDVEPQGQEPAESPEAEAPATAPMENATSPAAPVMPSSSTVSTSTSTSTVILSSSTTPGSSTHSPPVPPPRMDGDYENPYCPPSFARGLYWNWTRSGEIAVQPCPGGASGWARRSCKTVDWAGPADLSECRSVWLATLETRANSHDSLIGVAADLAKVTENKALYGGDLITTARLLSTLATRMAEHLHAFPEPRQRQALVTEMLQSALATGSALLAAGMAGPWGDLAVRERRHAVTQLMVALEEASFLLADVLPTGTEAVHHKSHVLASARAVTADGSSVGFPSAQDQTVDWGFTDSVTLPPEAVLENSDGGTTRVVFLTYQHLEDLLEPGSEPLGHRSGNITRLVNSRVVSASLGRGRHIQLPEPVTLTFSLLRQENVTRPVCAFWDYTTSAWSDEGCRVIYNNRSHVTCQCDHLTNFAVLMEKSNGGAAEDPQAALRILVYVGCVVSLVCVGGSLLVFSVFRSLASPRTAVHRHVCICLTAAELVFLVGVWRTDTPVLCGVVAGVLHYTVLSAFAWMFMEGVHVYMSVARAVECDSLRLRWWHYTLAYGLPLLVVAAAAVVDPFSYGTDQYCWLRTDNYFVFFLVGPALLLLAAHVALLAAALVYTCRLSPDDALKTKEMARLDSTSGVYTNALQHRLYSRLAWLRGAITLLLLMVLTWTLGLLFLYRPSLPIAAAFCVLNALHGIFIFIYYCVRNQKVREWCRSAVEREAWLPQAVRGVFAAEKQTYSPNNNNTNPHPAISHALNHALASPALNQYLPTLCQLGGVKGPGASTRPPVGPLLSGGTSTMGPGGSLRQGVTGHLPLGALHQSLPRHHTVTLPRTTTTTTTATTTNTSLHHATLKHAEEDASYKSFSRDSGHGGSEQEDSPRAGWNNHHHRYSNSLTADLKNAYLAKLNSINASGGLDGGLTFPNMEGGNKVITVPNSYTTQLSPAAVPPAVAAMLRGNANTARSHSPWNHTYMEIETEGDPVYEEIERERWVGRSAGVVNGPTGQETLQVSDLSDEDMKRGTPSDMSRQSSRSYGDARPLLPYHHAQGHHFPRSPQDQQFALSEERLRDFNAAQMSRDLEQLQQAQQHLSRDNLMTVAVLNGEQVVCRLTSPSNPQAPQSLPVIHEAGGRGLVASQTLNGEPAHVVVSRAPHYRPKQFSEC, encoded by the exons GAACGACGTACCGGACGGCCTACGCGTGTGAGGGAACGACGTTGAGCATATCCTGTGACCCCGGATTTGTTATCAACGTGATCAGAGCGAACTACGGTCGATACTCAATCACCATCTGCAATATCCACGGGAACACCGAGTGGTCCGTCAACTGCCAGAGTCCCAGAACGCATAGAGTGTTGTCCGAGAG GTGCGGATGGACCCAGGGCTGTTCGATGCCCGTCAACAGCGAGATCTTCGGAGACAATTGCCCGGGCACCTACAAGTACATCGAGGTTCACTACAGTTGCGTCATAG ATGCGACCACCACAACTACCTCCAGACCGCGGCCGCCGTGGTACCTGCTCACGAGAGCGCCGATCCGGACCCCGCCAACTCTGTATGCTAACTACAGTACAACCACTACAACCACCCTCCCGCCATctaccaccacctctaccacaACAACCacgaccacaaccacaaccaccacgagcaccacaaccaccacccagGCCCCCGATGTGGAACCGCAAGGTCAGGAGCCAGCGGAGAGCCCCGAGGCAGAGGCACCCGCTACAGCACCCATGGAAAATGCCACCTCTCCTGCTGCTCCAGTCATGCCGTCGTCCTCTACAgtatctacctctacctctacctccactgtTATCCTTAGTAGCTCCACGACCCCAGGTAGCAGCACGCATTCGCCGCCCGTGCCTCCCCCGCGTATGGATGGTGACTATGAAAATCCATACTGTCCTCCCTCATTTGCTCGCGGACTCTACTGGAACTGGACTCGCAGCGGAGAAATTGCGGTGCAGCCGTGTCCAGGGGGCGCCTCCGGATGGGCGAGGCGCTCGTGCAAGACGGTGGACTGGGCGGGTCCTGCCGACCTGAGCGAATGTCGCAGCGTTTGGTTGGCCACGCTCGAGACCCGAGCAAATTCGCACGACTCACTGATAGGCGTGGCGGCCGACTTGGCAAAAGTGACAGAAAATAAAGCTCTGTACGGCGGCGATCTGATTACCACAGCACGTCTCCTCTCCACGCTGGCCACCCGCATGGCAGAGCACCTGCATGCCTTTCCAGAGCCGCGCCAGCGCCAAGCCCTTGTTACGGAGATGCTGCAGTCGGCGCTCGCCACGGGGTCTGCCCTGCTGGCGGCAGGAATGGCAGGTCCCTGGGGTGACCTGGCAGTGAGGGAGAGACGCCACGCCGTGACGCAGCTGATGGTGGCCCTGGAAGAGGCGTCATTCCTCCTGGCCGATGTCTTGCCCACAGGCACGGAAGCGGTGCACCATAAGTCTCACGTGCTGGCGTCTGCGCGGGCCGTTACGGCGGATGGATCCTCTGTGGGATTCCCTTCTGCCCAAGATCAGACTGTAGACTGGGGCTTCACCGACTCGGTCACCCTGCCCCCTGAGGCAGTCCTCGAAAACAGTGATGGCGGCACGACGAGAGTTGTGTTTCTCACGTACCAGCACCTGGAGGACCTGCTTGAGCCGGGCTCGGAACCTCTTGGGCATCGGTCAGGAAACATCACACGTCTAGTGAACTCGCGAGTCGTGTCGGCGTCACTGGGTCGTGGTCGCCACATTCAATTGCCTGAGCCCGttactctcactttctcgttGTTACGACAGGAGAATGTGACTCGCCCAGTGTGTGCCTTCTGGGACTACACCACGTCAGCGTGGAGCGACGAGGGTTGTCGCGTCATCTACAACAATCGCTCGCACGTCACTTGCCAATGCGATCATCTTACGAACTTTGCCGTTCTGATGGAGAAGTCCAACGGCGGAGCGGCAGAGGATCCACAAGCAGCCTTGCGCATTTTGGTTTATGTTGGCTGTGTAGTGAGCCTCGTGTGTGTGGGCGGTTCTCTTCTGGTGTTCTCGGTTTTCCGAAGCTTGGCCTCCCCCCGAACTGCTGTGCATAGGCATGTGTGCATTTGCCTCACCGCGGCCGAACTAGTGTTTCTTGTCGGGGTGTGGAGGACCGATACCCCAGTTCTGTGTGGCGTAGTGGCCGGCGTTCTGCACTACACGGTTCTCTCAGCATTTGCTTGGATGTTCATGGAAG GTGTTCACGTTTATATGAGTGTTGCTCGAGCAGTAGAATGCGATTCATTGCGACTGCGGTGGTGGCATTACACCCTGGCCTACGGCCTCCCACTCCTGGTGGTGGCCGCTGCTGCGGTTGTAGACCCCTTCAGCTATGGCACCGATCAGTATTGCTGGCTCAGGACTGACAactacttcgtcttcttcctcgttGGCCCGGCGCTGCTGCTGCTGGCGGCCCACGTGGCCCTCCTGGCGGCCGCCCTCGTCTACACCTGCAGGCTTTCCCCGGATGACGCCTTGAAGACTAAGGAGATGGCACGACTCGACTCGACCAG CGGCGTCTATACCAACGCTCTCCAACACCGACTCTACTCCCGCCT GGCTTGGCTTCGAGGGGCCATtacgctgctgctgctgatggtgctGACCTGGACCCTTGGCCTGCTCTTCCTGTACCGGCCGTCGCTGCCCATCGCCGCCGCCTTCTGCGTCCTCAACGCCTTGCACggaatcttcatcttcatctactaCTGCGTCAGGAATCAGAAG GTGCGGGAATGGTGTCGGTCTGCAGTGGAGCGCGAGGCTTGGCTCCCGCAGGCGGTGCGCGGAGTATTTGCCGCCGAGAAGCAGACCTACAgccccaataacaacaacaccaaccccCATCCCGCCATCTCTCACGCCCTCAATCACGCCCTCGCCTCGCCCGCCCTCAACCAA TATCTTCCAACGCTGTGCCAGCTCGGCGGAGTGAAGGGTCCCGGGGCCAGCACACGCCCCCCGGTGGGACCCCTGCTGTCAGGGGGCACGTCCACGATGGGCCCTGGGGGGTCTCTTCGTCAGGGAGTCACGGGCCACCTACCCCTCGGCGCCCTGCATCAGTCGTTGCCCCGCCACCACACAGTCACCCTCCcgcgcaccaccaccaccaccaccacagccaccaccaccaacaccagccTTCATCACGCCACCCTTAAGCACGCGGAGGAAGACGCTTCCTACAAGTCCTTCTCGCGGGACTCGGGCCACGGAGGCTCGGAGCAGGAGGACTCGCCCCGCGCGGGATGgaacaaccaccaccaccgctaCTCGAACTCCCTCACCGCCGACCTCAAGAACGCTTACCTCGCGAAACTCAACAGCATCAACGCAAGTGGCGGCCTGGATGGAGGCCTGACGTTCCCCAACATGGAAGGCGGCAATAAAGTGATCACAGTGCCCAATAGTTACACAACACAACTGTCGCCCGCCGCCGTGCCTCCCGCTGTCGCCGCTATGCTCCGGGGCAACGCCAACACGGCTCGCTCGCACTCTCCTTGGAATCACACTTACATGGAGATTGAAACGGAAGGTGACCCCGTATACGAAGAGATCGAGCGTGAGCGCTGGGTAGGACGCTCTGCTGGTGTCGTAAATGGACCCACGGGCCAGGAGACTTTGCAGGTGTCAGACCTCTCCGACGAAGACATGAAGCGAGGCACGCCGAGTGACATGAGCCGACAGTCCTCCAGAAGCTATGGCGATGCCCGACCCCTGCTTCCTTATCACCACGCTCAAGGCCACCACTTCCCTCGGAGCCCGCAGGACCAACAGTTCGCTCTCAGTGAGGAGAGATTACGGGACTTTAATGCAGCTCAAATGAGTCGAGATCTGGAACAGCTTCAGCAGGCACAACAGCATCTTTCGCGCGACAACCTGATGACCGTGGCAGTCTTGAACGGGGAGCAGGTGGTCTGCCGCTTAACGTCGCCCTCGAACCCCCAGGCGCCACAGAGCCTGCCAGTCATCCACGAGGCCGGCGGACGAGGCCTCGTAGCCTCCCAGACCCTGAACGGGGAGCCCGCCCACGTGGTGGTGTCGCGGGCCCCGCACTATAGACCCAAACAATTCAGCGAGTGTTAG